A region of Vitis riparia cultivar Riparia Gloire de Montpellier isolate 1030 chromosome 1, EGFV_Vit.rip_1.0, whole genome shotgun sequence DNA encodes the following proteins:
- the LOC117911864 gene encoding phosphatidylinositol N-acetylglucosaminyltransferase subunit C, giving the protein MDSSINENPSPTRPRWRKVAYGGMQPGFDDNHTDETFLEAMVMNTNVVKRSMLKVMQDSVSISQYLCIVALVVLVWTCTLRSTLNENTLLLLDVSLLGLGFLVLILTAEMMSLNLLFHYFINISFFTTGLYVLAPIYQTLTRSISSDSIWAVTVSLLILHLFLHDYSGSTIRAPGALKNPNLTSCISLNASVVASVFIASRLPSRIQVFAIMLFSLQVFLFAPLVTYCIKKYSFQLHLWFSFGLMVLTLAFVYMLHRLLFVLLLGLLVFVTVVCPYWLIRIQEYKFEINGPWDEAKLCFDITE; this is encoded by the coding sequence ATGGATTCTAGCATCAATGAAAATCCATCACCAACCAGACCTAGATGGAGGAAAGTGGCATATGGAGGGATGCAACCTGGGTTTGATGACAACCACACTGATGAAACATTCCTTGAAGCTATGGTCATGAATACCAATGTTGTTAAACGCAGCATGCTCAAGGTGATGCAAGACTCAGTTTCCATCTCTCAATATCTATGCATTGTTGCTCTTGTCGTCTTGGTTTGGACCTGTACCCTCAGATCAACCCTTAATGAAAATACCCTTTTGCTTCTGGATGTAAGCCTTCTTGGCCTGGGATTCTTAGTTCTCATCCTAACTGCTGAGATGATGTCTCTCAATCTTCTCTTCCACTATTTCATCAACATCTCATTTTTCACAACTGGATTATATGTTTTGGCACCCATCTACCAAACTCTTACAAGGTCCATCAGCTCAGACTCCATTTGGGCAGTAACGGTTTCACTTCTCATACTCCATCTCTTCCTGCACGACTACTCTGGGTCCACCATAAGAGCTCCTGGGGCTTTGAAGAATCCAAACTTGACTAGCTGCATCTCTTTGAATGCTTCTGTAGTAGCTTCAGTTTTTATTGCTTCTCGCCTCCCATCAAGAATACAAGTTTTCGCGATCATGCTATTCTCCTTGCAAGTCTTCCTCTTTGCTCCACTCGTCACATACTGTATTAAGAAATACTCCTTCCAGTTACACCTCTGGTTCTCTTTCGGGTTGATGGTCTTGACACTGGCCTTCGTTTACATGCTGCATCGGCTACTTTTTGTGCTGCTGCTGGGTCTGTTGGTTTTTGTGACCGTGGTCTGTCCTTACTGGCTTATAAGGATTCAGGAATACAAGTTTGAGATCAATGGCCCCTGGGATGAGGCTAAGCTCTGTTTTGACATTACAGAATGA